In Mercurialis annua linkage group LG6, ddMerAnnu1.2, whole genome shotgun sequence, the following are encoded in one genomic region:
- the LOC126687167 gene encoding uncharacterized protein LOC126687167 isoform X3 codes for MSLLWRDSRLPFLHSNSDFLFIQTSHFNSFQNLNSFQLGQPLKNPPSQTKLNKSTSNPNSSKRKIDFAAIPATMKNRRKLVREDDDNDFEEFEIPDNRRDRAVAEPISSIKQLVHHLLLFGSDIPTQKDSI; via the exons ATGTCGCTATTGTGGCGAGATTCTCGGCTTCCTTTTCTCCATTCAAACTCTGATTTCCTTTTCATTCAAACTTCCCATTTCAATAGTTTTCAGAATTTGAATTCATTTCAACTAGGTCAGCCTCTAAAAAATCCCCCCTCCCaaacaaaattgaataaatcGACATCTAATCCGAATTCTAGTAAAAGAAAAATCGATTTTGCTGCAATTCCAGCGACAATGAAGAATCGCAGAAAGCTTGTTCGTGAAGATGACGACAACGACTTCGAAGAGTTCGAGATCCCTGATAATCGTAGGGATAGGGCTGTTGCGGAACCCATTAGTTCTATAAag CAGTTGGTGCATCATTTGCTGTTGTTCGGGTCTGATATTCCAACTCAGAAGGATag CATTTGA
- the LOC126687161 gene encoding uncharacterized protein LOC126687161 — MDYMKPQMAVHSSIFSPPDLHALNVEIKGIVWVLRLAHQSQDNALIYTFATAFSVDNNGLIMTSAFPFRNKPLPCINARRLDDDAFLYEVKVVRIKSRWNVALLRVKNVPCCNFGRFAVDSSLFEGQKVLHMGHPGNFVGSLTVGTVVFPCVDNVHVPLDNQKCENYTCTALNITPQYRIMGNIWNSGVWVGADLEDYVFERQLHPQTPIIQIYGLGFRDGCLGGPVFNIRGEIVGMMSMSHLNFEIAIHGSLLRQVLSEIEEKKEGGDNKQDKSQAGCSKRRKR, encoded by the exons ATG GATTATATGAAACCCCAAATGGCAGTTCATTCTTCCATTTTCAGTCCTCCTGACCTGCATGCTTTAAATGTTGAGATAAAGGGTATTGTATGGGTACTTAGGTTAGCTCACCAATCTCAGGATAATGCACTTATATACACTTTTGCAACAGCTTTTTCTGTTGATAACAATGGGTTGATTATGACTTCTGCTTTTCCCTTTAGAAATAAACCACTACCCTGTATTAATGCTCGTAGGTTAGATGATGATGCTTTTTTATATGAAGTTAAGGTAGTTCGTATAAAATCTAGATGGAATGTTGCATTATTGAGAGTTAAGAATGTTCCTTGTTGCAATTTTGGGAGATTTGCAGTTGATAGTTCGTTATTTGAAGGGCAAAAGGTTTTACATATGGGGCATCCGGGTAATTTTGTGGGTTCTTTGACGGTTGGCACCGTTGTATTTCCTTGTGTGGATAATGTTCATGTCCCGCTAGACAatcaaaaatgtgaaaattaCACTTGTACTGCATTGAATATCACTCCTCAGTATCGCATTATGGGCAATATATGGAACAGTGGTGTATGGGTGGGAGCTGATCTAGAGGACTATGTATTTGAGAGGCAACTTCACCCTCAAACTCCTATAATACAAATTTATGGTCTTGGATTTAGAGATGGTTGTTTGGGTGGTCCAGTTTTTAACATTAGAGGGGAAATTGTGGGAATGATGTCGATGAgtcatttgaattttgaaattgCTATACACGGAAGTTTACTTCGACAAGTGTTGAGCGAAATAGAAGAGAAAAAGGAAGGGGGAGATAACAAACAAGATAAGAGTCAG GCTGGTTGTTCGAAGAGACGTAAAAGATGA
- the LOC126687167 gene encoding uncharacterized protein LOC126687167 isoform X1 has translation MSLLWRDSRLPFLHSNSDFLFIQTSHFNSFQNLNSFQLGQPLKNPPSQTKLNKSTSNPNSSKRKIDFAAIPATMKNRRKLVREDDDNDFEEFEIPDNRRDRAVAEPISSIKQLVHHLLLFGSDIPTQKDSDCGAFVLAFA, from the exons ATGTCGCTATTGTGGCGAGATTCTCGGCTTCCTTTTCTCCATTCAAACTCTGATTTCCTTTTCATTCAAACTTCCCATTTCAATAGTTTTCAGAATTTGAATTCATTTCAACTAGGTCAGCCTCTAAAAAATCCCCCCTCCCaaacaaaattgaataaatcGACATCTAATCCGAATTCTAGTAAAAGAAAAATCGATTTTGCTGCAATTCCAGCGACAATGAAGAATCGCAGAAAGCTTGTTCGTGAAGATGACGACAACGACTTCGAAGAGTTCGAGATCCCTGATAATCGTAGGGATAGGGCTGTTGCGGAACCCATTAGTTCTATAAag CAGTTGGTGCATCATTTGCTGTTGTTCGGGTCTGATATTCCAACTCAGAAGGATag TGATTGTGGTGCATTTGTTTTGGCGTTTGCTTAG
- the LOC126687167 gene encoding uncharacterized protein LOC126687167 isoform X2 — MSLLWRDSRLPFLHSNSDFLFIQTSHFNSFQNLNSFQLGQPLKNPPSQTKLNKSTSNPNSSKRKIDFAAIPATMKNRRKLVREDDDNDFEEFEIPDNRRDRAVAEPISSIKLVHHLLLFGSDIPTQKDSDCGAFVLAFA; from the exons ATGTCGCTATTGTGGCGAGATTCTCGGCTTCCTTTTCTCCATTCAAACTCTGATTTCCTTTTCATTCAAACTTCCCATTTCAATAGTTTTCAGAATTTGAATTCATTTCAACTAGGTCAGCCTCTAAAAAATCCCCCCTCCCaaacaaaattgaataaatcGACATCTAATCCGAATTCTAGTAAAAGAAAAATCGATTTTGCTGCAATTCCAGCGACAATGAAGAATCGCAGAAAGCTTGTTCGTGAAGATGACGACAACGACTTCGAAGAGTTCGAGATCCCTGATAATCGTAGGGATAGGGCTGTTGCGGAACCCATTAGTTCTATAAag TTGGTGCATCATTTGCTGTTGTTCGGGTCTGATATTCCAACTCAGAAGGATag TGATTGTGGTGCATTTGTTTTGGCGTTTGCTTAG
- the LOC126687167 gene encoding uncharacterized protein LOC126687167 isoform X4: MSLLWRDSRLPFLHSNSDFLFIQTSHFNSFQNLNSFQLGQPLKNPPSQTKLNKSTSNPNSSKRKIDFAAIPATMKNRRKLVREDDDNDFEEFEIPDNRRDRAVAEPISSIKQLVHHLLLFGDCGAFVLAFA; this comes from the exons ATGTCGCTATTGTGGCGAGATTCTCGGCTTCCTTTTCTCCATTCAAACTCTGATTTCCTTTTCATTCAAACTTCCCATTTCAATAGTTTTCAGAATTTGAATTCATTTCAACTAGGTCAGCCTCTAAAAAATCCCCCCTCCCaaacaaaattgaataaatcGACATCTAATCCGAATTCTAGTAAAAGAAAAATCGATTTTGCTGCAATTCCAGCGACAATGAAGAATCGCAGAAAGCTTGTTCGTGAAGATGACGACAACGACTTCGAAGAGTTCGAGATCCCTGATAATCGTAGGGATAGGGCTGTTGCGGAACCCATTAGTTCTATAAag CAGTTGGTGCATCATTTGCTGTTGTTCGG TGATTGTGGTGCATTTGTTTTGGCGTTTGCTTAG
- the LOC126687167 gene encoding uncharacterized protein LOC126687167 isoform X5, with product MSLLWRDSRLPFLHSNSDFLFIQTSHFNSFQNLNSFQLGQPLKNPPSQTKLNKSTSNPNSSKRKIDFAAIPATMKNRRKLVREDDDNDFEEFEIPDNRRDRAVAEPISSIKLVHHLLLFGSDIPTQKDSI from the exons ATGTCGCTATTGTGGCGAGATTCTCGGCTTCCTTTTCTCCATTCAAACTCTGATTTCCTTTTCATTCAAACTTCCCATTTCAATAGTTTTCAGAATTTGAATTCATTTCAACTAGGTCAGCCTCTAAAAAATCCCCCCTCCCaaacaaaattgaataaatcGACATCTAATCCGAATTCTAGTAAAAGAAAAATCGATTTTGCTGCAATTCCAGCGACAATGAAGAATCGCAGAAAGCTTGTTCGTGAAGATGACGACAACGACTTCGAAGAGTTCGAGATCCCTGATAATCGTAGGGATAGGGCTGTTGCGGAACCCATTAGTTCTATAAag TTGGTGCATCATTTGCTGTTGTTCGGGTCTGATATTCCAACTCAGAAGGATag CATTTGA